A stretch of Schistosoma mansoni, WGS project CABG00000000 data, supercontig 0013, strain Puerto Rico, whole genome shotgun sequence DNA encodes these proteins:
- a CDS encoding Y box binding protein, putative, which produces MADTRPAEKDEQQKQNAPRKVMEERVKGVVKWFNVKAGYGFINRQDTSTDIFVHQSAISRNNPEKLQRSLQEGEEVEFYVVEGDKGDEASEVTGPGGEPVKGSVYAALRGRGRSPRVFNMRGRGRGMGPGGFSSNQDFVPYYGPRGRGRGRGGSEMAHRICETLKIL; this is translated from the exons ATGGCGGACACTAGACCAGCTGAAAAAGATGAACAGCAGAAACAAAACGCGCCACGCAAGGTGATGGAAGAGCGTGTCAAAGGCGTGGTTAAGTGGTTCAATGTGAAGGCTGGATATGGCTTCATCAACCGTCAGGACACATCCACGGACATATTTGTACACCAGTCAGCAATATCACGTAACAATCCAGAGAAGCTCCAACGCTCACTTCAGGAGGGAGAAGAGGTGGAGTTTTATGTTGTTGAAGGAGACAAAGGTGACGAAGCATCCGAAGTGACAGGCCCTGGGGGTGAGCCTGTTAAG GGCAGTGTGTACGCAGCTTTGCGTGGACGTGGACGCAGCCCGCGGGTATTTAACATGCGTGGGAGAGGCCGCGGAATGGGACCTGGCGGATTCTCCAGCAATCAAGATTTCGTGCCTTACTACGGTCCTCGAGGTCGAGGCCGCGGCCGTGGGGGCTCAGAAATG gCTCACCGGATATGCGAGACGCTTAAAATTCTCTGA
- a CDS encoding Y box binding protein, putative: MADTRPAEKDEQQKQNAPRKVMEERVKGVVKWFNVKAGYGFINRQDTSTDIFVHQSAISRNNPEKLQRSLQEGEEVEFYVVEGDKGDEASEVTGPGGEPVKGSVYAALRGRGRSPRVFNMRGRGRGMGPGGFSSNQDFVPYYGPRGRGRGRGGSEMYGGAYEFMDRGGRGRGFRGRGRPRGRGFRGSGGFESRGRGGPRGGRDNYHNGDGSPDMRDA, encoded by the exons ATGGCGGACACTAGACCAGCTGAAAAAGATGAACAGCAGAAACAAAACGCGCCACGCAAGGTGATGGAAGAGCGTGTCAAAGGCGTGGTTAAGTGGTTCAATGTGAAGGCTGGATATGGCTTCATCAACCGTCAGGACACATCCACGGACATATTTGTACACCAGTCAGCAATATCACGTAACAATCCAGAGAAGCTCCAACGCTCACTTCAGGAGGGAGAAGAGGTGGAGTTTTATGTTGTTGAAGGAGACAAAGGTGACGAAGCATCCGAAGTGACAGGCCCTGGGGGTGAGCCTGTTAAG GGCAGTGTGTACGCAGCTTTGCGTGGACGTGGACGCAGCCCGCGGGTATTTAACATGCGTGGGAGAGGCCGCGGAATGGGACCTGGCGGATTCTCCAGCAATCAAGATTTCGTGCCTTACTACGGTCCTCGAGGTCGAGGCCGCGGCCGTGGGGGCTCAGAAATG TACGGAGGTGCTTACGAATTTATGGATCGCGGTGGGAGAGGCCGTGGGTTCCGGGGACGTGGAAGGCCTCGTGGTCGTGGGTTTAGAGGATCCggtgggttcgagtctcgagGTCGTGGCGGCCCTCGTGGGGGAAGGGATAATTATCATAACGGGGATG gCTCACCGGATATGCGAGACGCTTAA
- a CDS encoding Y box binding protein, putative: MADTRPAEKDEQQKQNAPRKVMEERVKGVVKWFNVKAGYGFINRQDTSTDIFVHQSAISRNNPEKLQRSLQEGEEVEFYVVEGDKGDEASEVTGPGGEPVKGSVYAALRGRGRSPRVFNMRGRGRGMGPGGFSSNQDFVPYYGPRGRGRGRGGSEMYGGAYEFMDRGGRGRGFRGRGRPRGRGFRGSGGFESRGRGGPRGGRDNYHNGDGKLPTCFDIFACYYPEAHAFPF, from the exons ATGGCGGACACTAGACCAGCTGAAAAAGATGAACAGCAGAAACAAAACGCGCCACGCAAGGTGATGGAAGAGCGTGTCAAAGGCGTGGTTAAGTGGTTCAATGTGAAGGCTGGATATGGCTTCATCAACCGTCAGGACACATCCACGGACATATTTGTACACCAGTCAGCAATATCACGTAACAATCCAGAGAAGCTCCAACGCTCACTTCAGGAGGGAGAAGAGGTGGAGTTTTATGTTGTTGAAGGAGACAAAGGTGACGAAGCATCCGAAGTGACAGGCCCTGGGGGTGAGCCTGTTAAG GGCAGTGTGTACGCAGCTTTGCGTGGACGTGGACGCAGCCCGCGGGTATTTAACATGCGTGGGAGAGGCCGCGGAATGGGACCTGGCGGATTCTCCAGCAATCAAGATTTCGTGCCTTACTACGGTCCTCGAGGTCGAGGCCGCGGCCGTGGGGGCTCAGAAATG TACGGAGGTGCTTACGAATTTATGGATCGCGGTGGGAGAGGCCGTGGGTTCCGGGGACGTGGAAGGCCTCGTGGTCGTGGGTTTAGAGGATCCggtgggttcgagtctcgagGTCGTGGCGGCCCTCGTGGGGGAAGGGATAATTATCATAACGGGGATGGTAAGTTGCCAACCTGTTTCGATATATTTGCCTGTTATTATCCTGAAGCGCATGCATTCCCTTTCTGA